The nucleotide sequence CCACACAATCTCAACCTCGTTCTCTTCCTCACTCATCTTCATCTCCATCATCAACCATAGCAAAAGCATAATCACAAGGTTTTACCCTTCATAATCATCAATTTCAGTTACCCTTTTGTTTGTTACTTCTTGATATTGTAGCtgttatcaaatttttattcatCTTGGTTTTGTTGTTTGTGTGGAATATGTGTTTTGGTCGATCTTATGTGTTTTTGCATgcaatttatgttattttgttgattGGTATTagattttgtttattattatgattatgattaagattggATTCATTGGAAAGTTTgaaagattatattttttttagttggtTGTGGAAATTTAATCTTAAGCTTGCAATTCTTTGATAAATTGTGTGTTAATTTTTGCTTCTTATTGACTTGATTTTGTTTCAATTCAGTTTTTTTATGTGATTGGAATGAATTGGGTAATGAGCTCCCCATAGGAAGAATTGATCGGGAAATCCCTAGTTCGATTTTGGGTGGAACAATTCTTGGCCGAATTTTACTTATCTCCTGGCCGAACTCTGGATTACAGGGGGAAGggttcataaaaaatatagattttggTGATATGAATTTCTAATCTTCCTTTTGTGTTTGtggtttatgttttgtttttaaacaaGATTGTCTTATGCAGTTTCATTTTGCTGgctgattattttttttttttctgcactttttggttgttttttttattgcaaaccCTAGAACTCTATTTGTTTTCCTTAGGCATTTTAGCTAGCATTAGGGGATGTTGTTAATCACAGATAGTGGAAAAAAgggtttgttcaaatttatcTTATTCTGTCGATTGATAATGGGTTTATTCATTATGAAGATGGGAAAGTTCATTTCTTTAGTTGGTTGTGGAAATTTGATGTTAGGCTTGCTCTTACTTTGTAGAAACGATACCGACTTATACACATACTCTGTCTTAATTTATGCTTCTTTCTTATTGACTGGATATTGTTTAAATTTGGTTATTGCATATATAGTGGAGATATGAATTTTCAATCTTCGTTTTCTGTTTTTTCTACacttttttgttacttttttattgTAAGCCCTAGCATTTGGCGGTGTTGTTGATTGTGGATGGTGGAAAAAGAGGGTTTTCAAATTCTGTTACGCTATAACCCTAAATCCGCTATTTAAAAACCCTAACATTTGGTATATGGTTCATATATTCGTAATTATGAAGCAATAATTGGTATTTGAATGTTCTTTTTGGTTCATGGGGCTGCATCTTCAACGTAAAGATTATAatgagttttaaattttttactaaattGACAACTATGCGAATGTTTCATAAGTTCAGTTAGCTTCAGAATTCAATATACACATGCATTAGAACATACATTCACTGTCTCTGTTATATAGAATTGATAATTTTTCATTGTTGTCATTTATGTTTCTTATGTGATTTTAGCCGAGTAACTAGTACTAATAACTTCTTGCTTTTCCCTGCAGAGCATATGTTGTGATTACATGCTAAGACACTCCATAGTTGACAAATAGCTGTGGAGGCTTCTGGTAAATTAAATATGGCGCACGAATTTGATGATGAAGACGGGCCAGTAATTTTTAAAAGGAGTTCAGTGTCGAAGAGTACTCAATTGCATTCAGAAACAAGGAAGTCAACTTCTCATAGTCATGACGGACGGTCATTTAAAAAGACGCCTGACGTGCCTTCTGCAAATGGCCAAAGTTCTAGCTCACAGAACGGTAAGGTTGTCTCAACGGCTAAGGCATCTGCCGTGGAATCTTCTGTGGGTATATCAAaagcatcaacatcaacaaatcTCAAAACATATGTGAGGTCCCCTTCAGGAAGTTCAAAATTTGCATCATtaggaaataaaaaagagtCTCTTATAGAGAAGAAAATTCCCGTTCATGTTCATGCTAAGGAGGAAAATAATTCTAGCAAACATGGTAAGGAAGAAAGTTGTGAAGAATCCGAAGACGAGATGGATAATATACCATTGAGTGCTAGGTTGAAGATGAACAGTGACCGTGCTAAGAAAACAACTCCTGTTGTTGTCAAGAAATCTCATGAAGATTCTAAGAAAACAACTCCTGTTGTTGTCAAGAAATCTCAAGAAGACTCTGATGATGATATTCCTTTGTCAGCAAGGCGGCTacagaataataataatttgggaAAATCTAGTAATAACAATGGTGGCTCTGATCAGAAGAAACCACTTTCAAATGTTCAGAAAGGACAGCAACATGGCTCCAATGTTGGTATTAGGCCGTCTACACTGCCTGTTAAGAGACCACTAGATAAGACTGATTCCTTGCATTCTTCTGTTAAGAAATCAAAACTCTCAGATCCAGCTCCATCGATTAATGTTAAACAGACATCGGTGAAATCTGAACTGAAGGTTGCGGAGGaggacgatgatgatgatgatgttcctcTTTCCCAAAGAATGAATAAGAATGCCACATCAGTGAATAAATCATCTTCTGTGAAGAAGCTGACAAACGTCACTAAAGTCAACAAGGCTTCTGCTCCATCTTTTAAGAAAAAGGCAAATTTCAAAAAACCAGGCAATAAATCAGAACAGTTCAAATCTACTAAACTTCCTCCAAGCTCCGGTGATGGGCAGAAAAAATGGACTACTTTGGTTCACAATGGTATCATCTTCCCACCTCCGTACAAGCCCCATGGGGTAAAGATGCTCTATAAGGGGAAGCCGGTGACTTTGACCCCTGAACAAGAGGAGGTAGGATTTTGTCtgttaaaaatgtttttactGTTTTGGGTGGCTTTTTgctctttttgtttgttttgtttttgtgagtTTCACAGTGGATGTTATTTGACTTGGAAAAAGTGTTCATAAGTGTGACAAGTTTTTCACTTTACAAGTATATTTTGTGGGGTAGAGTTTGGCTCTGTCAGAATCACATTCATGATGTCCAGTCATGGGCGTGAGGGAGGTGTGTTGAGGCCTGAGGGTCTCAGATTAGATGTGTTATTAGctcaaaaaattgtttataagtGAGCGAAATTTCTTACCTTACATGTTGATTTTGGGGGGCTGAGTCAGACCCTATCCAAATCCTAagagttttatttttctaaattttagttCTAGGTGAAATTGAGGTGtgtcaattatttttatgagagTTCTCATATTGAAAAGTCTTTTTCTCAGAGTTATAATAAACTTAGTATGTATATGCAGGTTGCCACATTATATGCGGTCATGCGGGATACAGAATACATGCAAAAAGCAAAATTCAAGGAAAACTTTTGGACTGACTGGAAGGTGATATTGGGAAAAAATCATGTGATTCAGAATTTGGAAGATTGTGACTTTACACCGATTTATGATTGGTGccaaattgaaaaggaaaagaagaaacaaatgaGCGCAGCAGTAAGTTGTTTCATgtattttcatttgaaaatgatagaaatgaatATCTCAAAGCATCATTTGGTTTTTACGTGGATATCATGCGTGCTTCTaataccacatgcatatattaGTTGTTTTGAGAATTAATTTTGCATTTGGTTGGTTTAGTTTTTACTCTCCGGATCATAGTTGTCAAGTTCGTAAATCTTACATTGGATTGGACAAGGATATTTAGCCATGTAAAGCGTGTGATAGGCAAAATATGTTACAACACCTAACATTAAATAAATTagtattcaaattaaaattatacaacGTTTTCAAGTCTGAGAAATTTCAAGGCCGTGATAGAAGTAACTGACAGAACACAAGGAAACAGAGTGTgttatataagttataagctttcCATTTGTTTATTCCTAATTCCTAATATCATCATACGGCATACCCTTACAATATCGTTTTCCCACTTCTGGAAGACAACCTTTCCCAAAAGTACTTGAAATGACAACTCAGAAGCAGTGGAAATCACGGAAAGAACATGTCCCGTATCCTCCCAGGTGGCACCCAAGTGAAGTTCTAGAGTCCAAGCATTCAGTTTGCTGTCGCAAAACTGAAGTTGCTGCTCTGTTCGTTGCAGTTTGTTagccttgaattttttttcccttacaACCTTCCAGAATAGACGAAGGGTTAAATTTGGTAGGTTTTTTCCCTGAGTTTGCGCTGGAATATGGTTGGATTTGGTGTCTCAGCAGGGGTACATGTATCTCATACAGAGTTTAATGTCCATGCTTGCAATTTTACCAGTCCCAACATAACGAGTTCTGAGTTGGGTTCAGGATCATTGAGATTTGCATATCATGTAGAATTATGTGTTTCAACAATCTGATATCTAGTTCTGACAACTATAGTCCAAATAATTGAGTACATCATAAATTGCATAAATTTGTTTACATTTCTTTTTCAATCTTTGGGAAGGAAGTTGATATGAACCTAGGCTAGTTTATAAAGTTTACATGGTAAACCTCATACTCCCTTTTGAAGCTTTTGGATTTTAATATATGGGATTTGTTCTGGTTAATACAGGCATATACATCTTTATGCATGTATATTCCTTTTGTGAAGCTTTTTCTTAGTTAGCTTGAGATGTGATCATTAGCgtgttttattaatttaagaTGCTTAAGTGTTGaccctcttctcttgtttttatCAGGAAAAGAAGGCCCTGAAGGAGGAGAAAATGAAACAAGAGGAGAAATACATGTGGGCTATTGTTGATGGTGTTAAAGAGAAGGTTTAATTTTCTCTCCCTCTTTCTCTGCCCAAACTTGTTTgtctttttaatgtttgatcAGCGGTTCACAGCATAATGTAGGCTAACAAGAAGTTTCCTTTTAAGCGTAGTTAGGAAAACAAAGTAATTGACAATTTCTTCTAGGGTGGGGACTAGAGACTGAGATAAACAACTATTGATTTATCTGAAACACAATTTTTCCCTTTTGTTTTGGTTGGATTATCTTGTGCATTAATGGAACTTGAGTGGGTTatgttttcatgattttttttcttctcaacttTTCTCCTGTTGACCTTTATCTAAGCTTTTACATTTGAAATGTTCCTATGAAACTgttagtttcaatttttctctcttgaaagctatttatgattaatttttgttaaatctTTTAGGTTGGCAATTTTAGAGCTGAACCACCAGGACTGTTCCGTGGACGTGGAGAGCATCCCAAGGTTGTTATGataattgttattgtttattggaaattaaaaaaaaatgtaaacttGCTTAGGATATAATGGTTTTCATACTGTTTAGCTGCATCTTGAGAATATTTACAAGTATCTGACAAATTTTTGCACTTTACATcttatactttattttattagatGGGAAAATTGAAAAGACGCATTGGTCCAAGTGATGTTGTAATTAATATTGGAAGGGATGCACCAATTCCTGAATGTCCTATTCCTGGTGAAAGGTACTTACTGTTCCATAACTTAAGCAAATGAATACTATGGATTGGAAGTCATTGCTATCTTCTGAAATCATTGATTTGTGTGCTCTTGGCAGCTGGAAGGAGATAAGACATGATAATACAGTTACTTGGTTGGCGTATTGGAATGACCCAATCAATTCAAAGTTATTCAAATACATATTTCTGGGAGCTAGTAGTTCTTGGAAGGGGCAAAGCGACAAGGAAAAGTATGAGAAAGCAAGGGCGTTGAAGGTGCTTTCATGCTTTATTTATCAGCTTTTATTAATTCTGCATTTTCACATGATATTTTGTATGATATTTAAAAGAACCTTTTTAATTTTGGAATACCTTAACATCTGGGTGCAGAATTATATAGAGAGAATTAGGGCGGCATATACGAAAGATTTCACGAGCAAAGATATTAAAAAGCAGCAAATTGCTGTTGCTACTTATTTTATCGACAAACTAGCTTTGAGGGCTGGCAATGAGAAGGTACAAGTataatatctgcagttttgctTGTTTGTTCGCTAGAAATTACCCCCTTCCTTAAATAACATATAGATGTGCTAAAAGAGGACAAGACAGATACATACATATTATTTTGTCAATGCTCAAGTCATCTGTAAGTCAAAGTATGCTAAATACTTGGAAAGTGGAGtattattgaaaatattttattcctTCAATgtgtatttttcaaattttatataaGATTTTACCAAGAGGATTGAAAACAGTGTGTGCTAATCAccttatttcattttcaaagtgtaACAGTTCCATCTCATGGCAATTATTTATGCTTCATGATATGGCATTTGCCAAAAGCATTGGAAATGCGTGGCTAGTCCAATAAAAACACATCTGTCATTATTCAGTTAAAGTATAAtctttacaatatcaaattcGTAGTCCAATAAAAATACATGTGTCATTATTCAGTTAAATTATAatctttataatataaaattcatcttttCACGTTCATTTTGTTGTACAAAGTACGTGCCCACAATCATAGTCAGTGTTTGATGCTTCAAATGGGTGAGAAAGTGGAAAGTAATTTGAATTTTCCTATATCATGATAGGAGAGCTTTTTTTGTAGCTTATTCACACAAGCCTGTTTATTGTATCTAAAACTTAGTTATTAAATTGTATTACATTATTCTTAAAATTTGGGTTGGTGCTAACTCCTAGCTCAACCCCataaaaccggcttgtaaggtgaatGATGCCTCAACTTATAATCACTTTATAGGCCATACCTCATTCAATATGGCATTCTCAACACACCGCTTCATACCCAGGACTAAACATCTAAATCGTGATCCGAGTGGCCCGACAGTGGGTGGTTCAATGAATCTTGAATAGGCCTTGATAGTTGAAATCTGGGTTGGGTCTGATTCAACCCTACAAAACTGTCTTGTAAGGTGAGCCACCTGTTAACACATTTTTATGCTATATCTCATCCACTGTGAGACTCTCAACACAGCTCCACTTACGCCAAAGACTAGACATTTGCAGCATGACCCATTTGGCCTGATAGAGAGCGGTCCAACCGATCTTGGTTAGACTGATACCATCGTAAGGGTTGAGTCTAACCCAACTCTACCTTGACTTCTAAGCTAAGGGATGTCTcagttttaaaacatttttttcagGTAGTATCTCATCTAATGCGGGATACTGAATGGTTATTATAAATTTCAACCTACGAGGAC is from Medicago truncatula cultivar Jemalong A17 chromosome 1, MtrunA17r5.0-ANR, whole genome shotgun sequence and encodes:
- the LOC25482881 gene encoding DNA topoisomerase 1 alpha — protein: MAHEFDDEDGPVIFKRSSVSKSTQLHSETRKSTSHSHDGRSFKKTPDVPSANGQSSSSQNGKVVSTAKASAVESSVGISKASTSTNLKTYVRSPSGSSKFASLGNKKESLIEKKIPVHVHAKEENNSSKHGKEESCEESEDEMDNIPLSARLKMNSDRAKKTTPVVVKKSHEDSKKTTPVVVKKSQEDSDDDIPLSARRLQNNNNLGKSSNNNGGSDQKKPLSNVQKGQQHGSNVGIRPSTLPVKRPLDKTDSLHSSVKKSKLSDPAPSINVKQTSVKSELKVAEEDDDDDDVPLSQRMNKNATSVNKSSSVKKLTNVTKVNKASAPSFKKKANFKKPGNKSEQFKSTKLPPSSGDGQKKWTTLVHNGIIFPPPYKPHGVKMLYKGKPVTLTPEQEEVATLYAVMRDTEYMQKAKFKENFWTDWKVILGKNHVIQNLEDCDFTPIYDWCQIEKEKKKQMSAAEKKALKEEKMKQEEKYMWAIVDGVKEKVGNFRAEPPGLFRGRGEHPKMGKLKRRIGPSDVVINIGRDAPIPECPIPGESWKEIRHDNTVTWLAYWNDPINSKLFKYIFLGASSSWKGQSDKEKYEKARALKNYIERIRAAYTKDFTSKDIKKQQIAVATYFIDKLALRAGNEKDDDEAADTVGCCTLKVENVTAEGDNKLKFDFLGKDSIRYENTVEVELPVYNAILKFQKGKKPSEQLFDELDTNTLNTHLKELMPNLTAKVFRTFNASFTLDDMLNKDTKDGDVAEKLLVYNQANKQVAIICNHQRAVSKSHGTQISKLNEKIDELKALLKELKTDYDRAKKGMAPLKTKRNLAPEAIKKKMDQTSAKIKKMERDMMTKEDLKTVALGTSKINYLDPRISVAWCKRHEVPIEKIFSKTLLEKFAWAMDVDPDFRF